The stretch of DNA CACCGAGCACTGAACATGAAGCCAGTAGAGCCTCTCTTTACCGAGCCTTGTGGAAGAAATCGGAAGTTCCGGAATTTCTAGAGTTTGGCTAGAAAAACATGAAGGTATGAAACACTCACCCTAGAAGGATAACTAGCACACTTACATGGTGAAGGACGGCTAGCTCTACAAGCAAACCAGCAAAAGATAACCAATGAATTTACGTGGCAAAGAACGACTAGTTTACGAGCAAGCTAGCAAAGACAGTTGATGCTCTCGCTCGGGAGGGACCCCGTCAGGGCATAGACGTCGCTGATCATGCCCTAAGATGGCCAGCAAGTCTAGAACGCCATCTATGATCGTGGTGATCAATACACGAACAAAATGGAGGGTTGGAAGAGGAATTAGGGTTTAGGAGTAAAAAGGTAAATGCATGGTTGTTTGGTTCAATTGGAGGTGTCTCAATCAGGCTTGACCCTTCATATACGTAGGACGACGGTGTGTTCTGGCCCCCCGAGGAGTCGAATATACATAAAAAAATGACCTAGAACCAATCTACAAGTCTTTCTCGAACTTTCTATGTAAAAACCGAATGTTCTGACATTCAAAACCGGAACCTTCGAGGTTCTTGACCTGCACAGACACTAAAATCGGAACCTCTGACATCCAAAATCAGAACTTCCAATTTTGACCCCTATGAGCATTTGTGAACGCCATAACTTTCGCCTAGCCTCCAAATTAGGCGATCCATATATCCATTTTGATCATCTCGACGAGGACTTCATCTTGGCGGGCGGGGCCAAGATTTAACCATAGGAGGGGCCAAAGGACTGCGTAGAAAATGAACTTATAAGAAAAAAGTTTAAGCAATAGAGTATATATAACTCCAATATAGTACGGACAAAAAATATTATAGAAATGGCGTACCAGTGATGCTATTAGGTGCGATCACTTGTTGAGCATGTAGATAGATTTGTTGACACAAAGAAAACTGCATTGTGTCAATTTGCTTCAAAATATTGTGGAGTACAAAATGTGGGAAACATTATAAGAAGGCTATTTTTTACTTAGTACTGTCGTAAATATTCAACCATAATGAACCAAAACTACATGCCTACTACCCGGCCACAACTACGAGCATATTTGAGATGACTTATCCTTGTGCGGTTTTCTACTACAGTTGCCATAGAAACCGATTAATTTTGGGATGAGAGAGGGACAGATTTATACTACAGTAGTGTTAAAATGTAAATGTAAATGACAATGGCGCCAAAGTCAGAGCAATTTTATTCTTCCTTTGATGAATGGAGGCTCCAAGATTCAGTTGTAAGGTCATAGTTGATTTTTGTCTCTTAACTACTTGGATGCACGATTGCAAACAGTATTTGTGATCCATACACACTTAACTGATCAGCGCACATGAAAAAAAATTTGCCTGATCAGCGCACATGAAAAAAAATTGCCGCTGATCTTGGGAGGGGCCATGGCCCCTGCTGCACCCCCTTGCTGGCCACTGTCTAGACTCATGTTTTGATCTCATATTGATGCTGCTTGAAGTGTTTCTTTATCTTTCTATTGAAATAAGAAATGTTAGAACGGAATTAACTGTTTTAGTCTTAATCTCGTTTATCTTGGAACGTGCCAATTTTAAGTATCAACAATCACTTTAGCACAAAATTACCTTGAAAACAAAAGATCTAGGGGTTCTTTGCACTACCTTGGTAGTTCCAAGGGGTTATTTGCGCTATTTAAATTGTTTCTTTTTTCAGAAAAAAGGCACCATTTTGATCGTTAGAGAGTTGAGATATGATCTATGCTTTATCTTTATCTTCAGTTGATTGGACTTGGTCGAGAGCTCAGGAGTGCCTCGTACATTTCTTTTTTAGTTTCATCCCAGCCCGACCCAATAGACAATGTCTGCACCCAGGAAACGTTAAGACTCAAACACGAACAACTCGTGGTAGGATTCGAGAGGCATGATCATTCGTCAGGGTACCGCCTGGTGGACGAGGCCTTCAGAAGACAGATAATGATCAACGAGCTTAATGGCTGCAACGTAGTACGTAGCTTGTAACATCAAGCAGCTTAGGTAGATGCAGATTCAGTCCTGATCCTACCATCCTATTGTTTACCGCTCATTTAACATTTGGCATAATGAACGCTACTAAAATGTTCCAGTAAACAAACACAAGACATTCGGGCAACTGGTTCCGTAATTTCCATCACAAATCTTAGTATTCTCCGACGTCAAACACAAGAAACTCGGGCGATTAACTCAGTAATCTCCGTCACAAGTATATGCATTCTCCGACGTTTGCACCATCCGTACAATATTACCGTGAAATATCAGGAGGGCAGCACTGATTCACTTAGTGATGCTAAATGAGTCCGGTAAATACATCTGAGGGTAAGCTTGATGAGTGGTTGGTTGGTTAATCACAAAAATATCGGCGCCATGACCAATGTGATTGTGGCAAGCATCTTGATAAGAACATGAAGCGAAGGCCCCGCCGTGTCTTTGAATGGGTCACCAACCCTGCAATACAACAAACGTACTCCTGTAAGTGTTACCATAATCAAGGAGGCCTTATCAATCTTCCATAATCAGAAATTTGCCAGGTCCCGTGCCCTAAAGTTGTCAGTATGAAAACATCACTTTTTACTATGTAGTTGATCAACAGTGGAACCTCGGCTCAAGAGTATAGCCCCAGCCCCCAAATTATGTGTCAATAGAATGGCATTATATATAACTGAGAAACTTACGTGTCGCCAGTAACCGCAGCCTTGTGAGACTCACTGCCTTTGCCACCAAGAGCACCAGTCTCAATGTACTTCTTCGCATTATCCCAAGCGCCCCCAGCAGTGTTCAGGAAGAGTGCCATGAGAATACCAGAAACCGTCGCGAACATAAGCATTGAGGCCACAACTTTAGCTCCAAGAAGAGGTTGGCCAGTGGCGTGGCCCAAAATCCGGAAGATAACGCCTGAAAACCATGTAAATCAAATTATAAAAAGCATCATGGACACAAACAAGAATCCCACAGTTAACACAGGTATGCATAAAAACTCACCAACCGCCATGGGTGATATAATTGCTAAAGCCCCAGGTTTTATCATTTCTCTCAAGGATGCAGATGCAACAATTGCAACACAACGTCCATAATCAGGCTTCTCTTTGTAGTCCTGGATGATATTATGTTACAAGTTGACATCAGCTTTTTCAAGCATAAGGGAACTGAAGAACTTCATGATATAATCATGTACTCACCATAATACCAGGCCTCTCAATAAATTGTCTCCTGACCTCATTAACAACTTCCTGTGCAGTTTTGCCAACTGCCGAACAAGCCCATGCACTGAAAAGGAATATAAGCATCGAGCCTAATAAACCACCAACAAAAATCTCTGGGACTGCTATGTCAACCTGCAACAATTGTGTAAGGCCACAGAATAATGAGCACATAAATTCAGTATTCCATGTGGCATACTAATATAAACTGCATACCTCTTTGAATGGCAATTGAGCAAAAGAAGCTACTTCATCCATATACGCACTGAACAGGAGGAAGGAAGCCAGTCCCGCTGACCCAATGGCAAATCCCTTTGTAGTAGCTTTCGTTGTGTTGCCCACAGCATCTAGAACATCTGTGATTTCCCTCACGCTTTCAGGCTGCAGCAGTACTCAATCAGAGTTAAGATAATTAAACTTAATACAGAATATCAGCGCCCACATTTAAACATGACACAAATGCTAAACCTGCTAATTACCTCACAGCCATTATAGGAAGAAAAACAGTACATAATACTTTCAATTATTatttcttttatttgaactGTGAAATGTTTTCAAATTTCGTAGTGGTAGAAGAATCAAATAATACAGATTGTTTGCTATGACCTGTGAAAGACATTTGAACTACAAAAGAAACATATGAGTGTAATACCTGCTGGCTCATCTCAACAATACCACCAGCGTTGTCAGCTATAGGACCAAACATGTCCATAGTGAGAACATACCCTGCTGTGCTAAGCATCCCCATTGTTGCTACGGCTGTCCCAAAAAGACCACCAGTTGGGTTACCAGACTCATCCACCAAGCCAGAGGTCTGCCCCAGCCAATATGCTGATATAATGGCTACACTTATCACTAGAACTGGAAGAGCTGTTGATTCCATTCCCAAACTTACTCCAGCAATAATATTAGTTCCATGTCCTGTAGAACTTGAAAGAGCTAAAAGGCGGACTGGCTCGTGTTTATAATCTGTGTAATACTTCGATATCCAAACAAAAGCATATGCCGTAATGATCCCCACCAAGCCACACAGCGCAAAGTTTAGCCATGCTGAAGGTGCTTGTTCCGTATACAGGAGCCAACGAGTAGACTGGAAATTTAACACAGATCAATAAAATTATAAAGCAACTTCTGGTGAAAAAAAGATTCAGTTTTACTTTGTATAAAGGGAGCAAAGATGACATCACAAACATAGCTTCTGTTCACAGTGAGTTGGAAGGCTTGCATAAAACATTAACCGGACTCAACGTAGAGTTATAGCAAACCTTAGCAGGTGTTCCTCATGGTTTATAATATGTATCTGTTATCAGTTCAAATATCTTTGGATTGCATCCTGTGGCTATGGATTTAATTATAAATAACTGCTAGATTGAGGTCATCTCCCCTTTTGGAAAATATCTGGAATGACTTTCTTCCAAGAACAACTAACCATAATTGCTGTTTCAGCGATTCATTGAAAAGTTCTCCTTATATTATATCCGACGACAATGGGAAGCATGCATGAAAGATATTCAACTATGCTGTAAACCGCTTTTGCATACTGCAATTCCAAAGTGATTTCTGCACCCAGCCTTGGGAACAAATGGAGCAATGTCATAACAGTATAATACTACAAATACTGCAAGCAGTAAGACAACATAATCAAACAACAAAACTATTTACCAAAATAACAAGAGACTCACCACTCCAAATGCAAGAACAGCAAGCATAATAGTAACAGAATAGCCTTTTTGCATAATTGACATGGGATCTTCGATAGGGGAGATGAGACCAGGGTCGCGTGTCCCTCTGATTGAGAGAATTCCAACTGATGACACCACCAAATCGAATGAATGGACAACAAGAGGAAACAGAATAAAGCCAGAGGGATCTGCAATTACAAACAATGCTGTTTTAGACCAGAGCAGTGCGATTACAAAGGTGCAAGGTGTGTATCATTGTACCAAAAATACAGCAGCTATTAATTTTATTTAAAACCAAGTACCGTCCAAATATAGTCATCCAAAGATTATTTCTGTATATATAGATCATTGGGAACTTATCATATTAAAAATATGAGCAACCACTTGCAAGTTGTGGCCAGTGTTCTTGTTGACAAGAAGATTGGATGGCGACAAGAGAGACTTACCCTCAATCTTGCAGCGCTGTGCCATTGTTCCCCCAAGTATCATTGCACTGATAATTTCTGCTGCTATGCTCTCAAAAAGATCAGCACCTCGCGCAGCACAGTCTCCAACATTGTCACCAACCTGAGTAGTTTTCTTTTGTTACACAAGCATATATAGTAGCATATGAACTATAGGACAACAAGAACCAGACAAGTAGTTGTAGAGCAAAGCAAATCTAGTATTGAGCATTGCAGCACAGACAACAAATATTCAATCCTCGAGAGCGCATACAATTCAGAATTCTACCATACCTTAGGCAACAAGGGAACCCTAGCGCATATAGTAGCACAGAACACACCAATTTATTGAGTTTCAAAACGAAGGCAAGTTGTTGAGAACAATTTTATCCTTAATAAAGCTTCAGAAGCACATGAATATTGATTTTTATCACTAATGTCTAGGTGTATTTGAACATAATTAAGCTACCTTTAATgaaaaatatgaaaaaaaagGTGCAGTAATGTTTAATAGAGAACATCAATACCAAGTCAGCAATGACAGCAGGATTGCGAGGATCATCTTCTGGTATTCCCTGCTCAACTTTTCCAACCAGATCAGCTCCAACATCAGCAGCTTTGGTGTATATTCCACCACCCAACTGAGCAAAAAGGGCAACAAAGGAGGCACCAAATCCATATCCCACAAGGAGAAGAGGCACTACATAAAAACATATGAATAAGCAATAGAGTAATATTCCTTTTACATAAGAAAATGATATTGCAACTACATCACATAATTGGAGGACATGTGGATAGGTTGGAACATAATCTAGTGCAGTTTCAGGACCTTATAGGAAAATTACATGTAACCCAACTAACTCTACACAAACATGAGGTAAGGTCTACAGTAGAGTTAAACATCCTTTAGACAGGACTTTGCTCTGAAGTGCCACTTATAAGACTGAGAACCCACTGAATGGACCTTGCAGCATTGATGAAGCACATAACAATGTTTTGCAGAGAAACTCCAGGCAGAGATATCAGATTCTAATCATAATCAACTGAATAACAGAATGCTGCTCATCTTTGTACTAAGCTAAAAATAAATTGCAGGACACATGAAAAATGTAGCATTAATGTTTGGGTAAGTCAACATCACCAATATAAGGAAAATATGTGAATTCTGCAATCCTCATAGATCAAACATGTAGTATTAGAATGAATGCCTCGAGATTACCATAATCAATCTGTAACGGTGGTCCTTTGGCTAGAACTACTAGCTTTGGTCTCTGTTCCATTTAGGTTCGAGTTTCAGTTTTGTTTTTTTAGTCCCAAACAAAATAGTTAATTAAATTTAACAAGTCTTTTTTGTTACTGACACGTGGGCCTAACCTTGCTTATCAGCAATACACATAGCTTCTCTGTGGCCAAGGATGGAAGTTTCTAAGTGGAAAGTGGAGCCATAGTGAAATACGAGTCAAATTTAGAAAAACATAATTGCATAAGAGTACTTCCCCCCTACTTAAGTTACAGAAAATGATCAGTTATCACAACCTATAACCTTGCAACGATGCCCATATATCAAACACCACTTATGAATATCTGGTGCACTGTGTACAAGAAACTTACAGTCGGTAACCTTCATTGAACCAGGTGAATCTACTCCAAGCCAAACATAAAATGTTGAATACAGTATTGCCACACCAAATACAGCCATGCAAACAACCACAATGGCTGAGAAACCACCAGCACGGACAGCAATCTGTTTTGAGGAATCTGTCATCATTTCAAAACTATATGGCAGGAGAAACACCTGAAACTACATCATAGAACGAAAACAAAACCTGCAATGCTTCCCTCGCAGAGCGCCGAGCAGCACTTGAAACTCGAACATTTGCACGCACAGAGACCCACATCCCAACAAAGCCAGCTATTCCAGAACACAAAGCTCCAAGGAGAAACGAAGCAACTGTAATATATGCAGATGTTGCCCTGTGCAGTAATGAGATTCATGAGATCTCAACATATCACATGTCAGTACAACTAAGGTTTCAGATAATGGCAGAAAATCACCTTCCTAAACCAGATGCCTCCTGCTGTGGGGTGGTAGTGCGGAAGAGATAAATGCCAAGAATGACAAAGGCCAGAATACAGGCCATTTTAGAAATAGTTCCATATTGTGTCCTAAAAAATCCTTCAGCACCATCTCTTATGGCATCAGATATCTGAACAAGAGAAGGCACAATCAATCATGCTACAGCACTGATCTGACAGGTCAAAACCcaaaatttatataaaaataggAAGTAACAGAAGGGGCGGCATGGAATATGGATGTAAATTTACAGATCCAAATTCAATTAATTACATAAGAAATCTATTTTGTTTCAGCATAGCCGGTCCCAATCCCAGACAAAGGAGGAGGGGTCCCTTCTCCTAAAATGGGGTTTGAGAGAGGTTTGGTGAGCCAACATAAAAAACCAGTCACTCATAATGAGATGACACCCAATAGATGTTCACGTTGGGTCTGATCTCTAGCCTAatccaacttgcttgggactaaAATGCTTTTTGTTGTTGCTGTTGTTGTTTGTGTTGTACATAGTGAAATCTACTTAATGGCACAATCGATAAGTCAATGGTGTCAGCATCATACCATGTTTGCTTTGTTGGTGCCAAAATGCCCATAAAACTAGTACACGATCCAGTCATAAATAACTACAGTTTCAAACAGTGGCACCAAGACATTGCTTTGACCATTAAAAAATAGCAAATTTACAATACTCTGAAACTATTTTTTAAGACAAATCTAGCCACCACTTTTCATGTTTTCATTTGAAATATTCAGAGAGATATTGATGGTCAAAGTTCAAATGTGTTGACTGCAGTTATTTGTAACTGGAGGGAGTAATATGAGCCATGCACAACCGGACAACTTAGATTGCCACTTGGCAGGTTCAACTTGTATACAGGAAGTCTAGATGCACCACAGGGAAAAGAGGTGGCTTGAAGTCTGAGCCACAAATATGCTTATTTGCTGATTTATTTGGTCCATTTTCAAATAAGTGAGCGATACTTTGCAGGTTCATTTGTTATGCAACCTTAtattgcaaaaaaaaaattagATTACTGCATGAACTAATCTAGAGTAACCTCATAAAAATAATGAATGATCTCATGCTAGTTGATGTGATGTGCCTAATTTGGTTGCTTGTGGATGCAGCTCAGCATCCACAGTTCCACACAGGCCCCCAGCAAAATGTAATCCCTAGAATATTACTCTTCAGCCCACACCAACAGATAAAGGAGCACGGAGTCAAATATAAAGAAAGTTCTATCCACGATCTAGTATAGCTTATTAACATAATAATAAGAATCATAAACAACTAAATCTTAAGTATGCAGGATAAGCTAGCATAATTCTAGAGCAGCAGGTTGTAGTTAACTGCATAAAGCAGAATATGCATAGCAAGGTCGCAATAGTGGCATGCAGCACTATGAATACATATAGAGACACCATGTTACAACTAGCAAAGCATTGAAGGTGCAGAAAATGAATGCACTAGCACATTATCAATGATCTGAACTGAGGCACTTTCTATACCTCAGACATTTCTGGAGGTCCTTCGTCCTTGGCAAGAACCCACTTTGTGAGGTAAAGAGAGAAGAATAAACTGAGAGTACATATACAGAATACAAAGACCACAATTGGCGATGTACTGGCTCCCACATATAGAACACCACTGAAGACCAAAAGAGAGAGAATAATCAAGGCACGGGGATTTATCCTCATCAACAAACGGAAGGCCTGTAGCAACAAAATAGATTGtataagagataaatgaaaaAACATCTAACAGTAGCTCATGACATGTTAAAAAGAAAAGTGTGCCAATCAGGCAACCAATCAGCAGAAGTGTGCACTTCAACAATTTTTCATTTATCAAAGTTTGCGACATGGAACCACAAACCACGCAAGTAGCTTAGAAACATAATGTAAAGGAATCAGTGCACATTGTGATAGAAAAGACTGGTTCAAGCATGGAAATCTATGTTGTGTAGAGTACTTCAGTTCAGCTCATTTCAAAACCCATAAAAAAGAATAATATAGAGTGTTAAACTGGCTATTCCATTTAGCTGAATGACCATTATTGGGATATGACAAAAGAGGATAAATTTTAGCCTTGACTTGCTTTCGACTAAAAAGGCTCTTTTTATAGGTGGGAATAAAAGGCTTCTTGTTGTTAGAATGATAACTTTATTTGGTCAATTTGTGGTTAAATTTCTTGGGTTTAAATATAAAACTAAACACAGAAAGATGGAAAAGGAATGATATAGATCCATAGTATGCTGAACTGTTCTTTGGTGTACACTTTGATAACTGTTGATTGGCAAAATGATGGTATGAAAAACAATAAATCAATAGTGTGGATATTTGTTTCCCGCCAAAAAGTAGCGGGAATATATCAACAAAAACAAGGACAATTCACACTGCCGTGATGAAGGATAAATGCCCTGCAGTTGCATATACTAGCACGCAAGAAAGAATACATGCACAAGTGAGCACCCGAAACATGAATGGAAGCTAAATTAATACCCTTCGAAGTAGCCAGAAAGCTCATTTATGTATTTGAAGGTGGAGAAAGCTTAGTGGTAGACCATACCAGTGGTATAGATGATTTACTTCGTACTGTAGAAAAGGTTCTTGGTCTTTCCTGATACGACCTTCCATTTTCCATGTCCTCTTCCATCATGATGGAATACGAGTTTGCCCTCCTTGTAACTGGAAAAGGAATGAACTCCCCACCCTGGGGTAGGTCACTCCCTGATCCCTGGCGCTGAATTTTGGATAGTCTATGTAAGACACCTCTCAAAAACAGCGAGCCTTACAAGTCAAGCACATCCAGATTTTCTTCAGCCTCAGCCACAAACTTCTCTTGGACTGAAAATGTCCTTTTTGTGTCAAAATCTACAAGATGATATAGCATGACACTATATCTAGTGAACATTTCAGTAGAAGCATGACAAACAAGCACAAAGTACAATTGTTGTATGATGAACTTTAGCTCATTAGTAGATGATAGATAGAATTGGGATCATGGGAGTTGTTTTTGATTGTGTATGATCTGAATTTCCACGTGCGATTAGGCTGGCTTGTTTGAGTGTGTCGTACCGTCGTAGGCTTACATTGGAAACCTTGTTGGAATACCATTTCATTAGCTATGATAATATGATAATATCTACGATTTGTTTTGACTTGTGTGGTTGTGTTCTGAAGTATAGCAGTTAATGTTTGCAGTTGTGTATGCGTGCGCTGTGCTGGCTTGTTTGCTTGTGTTGTAGGCTTACATTAGGACTTTGGTTGGAGTACCCAATCATGTGTTTGTTGTATTTGCTAAGGATTGAATTTATATTGAAATACAGTCTCTTGACTAAAGATATGGAGCAAAAAACCCAGTAGGTCCTGAATAAGTTTCAGCTTTACATACCGAGCAGCTAACCAAACATTGCAAGCCATGCAGGACTGCACTTTCGCATTTGCCATAGATCTATTTTCTAAACAAGTGATGGCAAAATCACTCTCCCACAGCTAGATAAGCGTAACAGATAGTGCATAATGTACAAGAGGCCCCAATTATCAAGGAATTGCACTACCGAGCCATAACAGAAACTAGATCGAGCATACCAACCCATTTTTCCATTCAATTTTCAACAAATATACATAAACGCATCCAGATCCAACACACCAATCCATTTTCCACATACAGATCTGAGGGAGCGAGACGAGTTGGGCCTCACCTTTCACGTCCTGCAGGAGTACTGATGCGGCGGCGGCTTGCTGCGGTCGGGCGAGCCTGGCGGGGGCGCGTCAGCCTACCCTGGCGGAGGGGCGTCGCCCGAGGCTGGAGGAGAGGCGCGCGGTCCGCGGCGCCCCCCAGCAGTCCCGCGGTCCGGCGTGCTCGGCCTCGGGGGCGATAGCTTCCAGTCGACCGACGCGAACCAGGAGGTGTCGCCTCGGCGCGGCTGCAGGCGACGCGAAGAAGCCGCGGTCGACGTGAGGAGAggtgcgggcggcgcggctgcggcgACGGGGGCGCGGGACCGGGACGGACTGCGTGGCGGCTCTCTGTCAGTTTCCACCTGTTAACTCTGAAGAATGGAAGTGGAACTGTCGGCTGAGCGACACTGAAGAAAGGCGTCTCTTAATCTGGAAAGCGTATTTGTGAAGAATATTGGGTAGGCGCATCTTCACCGTTTATCTTGTATCGCACGGTTACTTTTAATTATTACCAAACTGTGTAAAGGTTAAGTTAAAACTAATTTAATCGGGAGAATTTGCCGAAAGTAGGGTTTTTAcccctttcaaaaaaaaagagtaaAGGAAAGTACAGAAGACATTGTATTCTATTTCATATTCTAGTTCTGTGTAGCTTATACACATGTAGATTCGATTTATCGTTATTATTGTTGACTAGAAAATATGTCCGTGCGTTGCTACGATAAACTATATAAATATATTGATTAGCatttaaaaatatatatattatcCACCATAtattatataatatatatagtACGAGCACTTTAGTTTTTTCATATTAATCTCGTCAAACGTTTATTCTAAACATTTTCGCACCTTTAACTCAACGTACAGGTAACTGGATTCTAATTAGTACTCGATTGACGGACAAAGACtcattgcttgctttagtaATAGTTGTTAATTAGATTTAGATAGATTACTTGTCGGATCTGGACAATAAAGCCAGAGTGCATTCCTTAAATTTGCACTATAAATATAAATTCGGAGATGATCGGTGATTTTAGCTTATCTCAGCGAAATCACACCCTTCCTTCCCTTGTGTATTTGGAATACTCGGTGCTTCTTTCAAACCAATGATAAATTCGCGGAGGCTAGGGTTGCATAGCATGTGTGGATACGTAAAATTCCAAGTACTTGTACGAATTGATATCTCTAAAGAAATTTAAAGGTTGAAATTTTAGTTGATCCATACCGAAGCAAGATGTCTCTTCACCTGGAAAGCGTATTAGTTTTTTAATAGTGATATGCATTATTTTTTATGATAAATTTGTGGATGCCAATAACTCTTAATTCCGGCATCAAATTCTATTGTTATTAGGCCGAAAATttggctaaactttagcatgtTCTGCTAGGTAAAATTTTCTTACGTTTTGCTAGCAAACTTAAGGAACCACTAGGTACTACTAAAAAATACAAGTCAAACACAACAATCCCTTGAAGTAATAAATAAGAACAAAACCAACTACTATATTTGTTGATAATTATACTTGTGTTGCTCATTTGTGTTTATTATAATCTTTTTTATACAAATCTAGTAGGTTATGTCGcctagagggggtgaatagaattttgaaatttttacagcGGAATTAGTAACTTGCGGAATTAGTAACTTGCGGAATCTACGCAACTTTCACAGTTTGCGTAGAAATCTTTGGAGCCTCCGGAAATAGCACAAACTACACAACGCGTCTATGGAAACCACAACCAAAAGTAGATCAACAAATTAACCTTTAATGGTGAGTTGTTTCCAAACTATTTTACTATATATTTGTTGCTCAAATCTTCAAAAAAGTAGATCAAAATGAACCTTTCTAGCTAGCATAAGCAACAAGTAGTGAAATTAACAAATCAAGCACAAGTGACAGAAGAATTTGTTTACCAACGTTCGGATCCCTTCAGGATTCCTACATCTTTGTTGGGTGCTTCCAAAGAAGCCGGGTCTCTCTCAACCCTTTTTCCACTTTATTTCTTGATTTCTTCCCTTGCGGAGGCGAAATCGAAGCCTTCACAAACTTCTCGCGGCACACCACAAGCTTGGGTGCTCatcaagcgacgcctagccacCTAGGAAGCTtgacctccaagagtaacaaacgctATGAAGATTTCTCGTTATGAACTCGGGTGCTCAAGAATGAGTTTGCTCACTTTCACTCAATCTTCTTTCCCAATCTCTCTCAACCCAGCTCACTTCTCTTCTCAAATTTATCTTTTGCAAATCTAGAGTGGAGAGAGCTTCTTAAAGTGTGGATATGTATTTTTCGTACGAGGAACCAGCAGCAACAAATGGGAGGGGTGAGAGGTATAAATACCAATCCCCGAAAAGTAGCTATTAGGCTGTTAAGTCCGGAATCTCCGAAAAATCTATAGAAACCAGAAAAAAAACTAGCTGTTAGGTTCAAAACAGATCCGTAGACTCCACAAAAATCTTCAGAATATCCGGATAAAGTTAGCATTTCTCTTTTCTCAAAAATTTTCGGAATCTTCGTAAAATTCTCTGGAACCTCCGAAACTTTCGGAGTTTCCGCAGATTCACCATACAGCTTAAGTGACCTAAGAAAAAAGACCATAAGTTTTTACTCCGGACTCTAAATTTGATAatcttggactct from Panicum hallii strain FIL2 chromosome 3, PHallii_v3.1, whole genome shotgun sequence encodes:
- the LOC112885752 gene encoding pyrophosphate-energized membrane proton pump 3-like, whose amino-acid sequence is MMEEDMENGRSYQERPRTFSTVRSKSSIPLAFRLLMRINPRALIILSLLVFSGVLYVGASTSPIVVFVFCICTLSLFFSLYLTKWVLAKDEGPPEMSEISDAIRDGAEGFFRTQYGTISKMACILAFVILGIYLFRTTTPQQEASGLGRATSAYITVASFLLGALCSGIAGFVGMWVSVRANVRVSSAARRSAREALQIAVRAGGFSAIVVVCMAVFGVAILYSTFYVWLGVDSPGSMKVTDLPLLLVGYGFGASFVALFAQLGGGIYTKAADVGADLVGKVEQGIPEDDPRNPAVIADLVGDNVGDCAARGADLFESIAAEIISAMILGGTMAQRCKIEDPSGFILFPLVVHSFDLVVSSVGILSIRGTRDPGLISPIEDPMSIMQKGYSVTIMLAVLAFGVSTRWLLYTEQAPSAWLNFALCGLVGIITAYAFVWISKYYTDYKHEPVRLLALSSSTGHGTNIIAGVSLGMESTALPVLVISVAIISAYWLGQTSGLVDESGNPTGGLFGTAVATMGMLSTAGYVLTMDMFGPIADNAGGIVEMSQQPESVREITDVLDAVGNTTKATTKGFAIGSAGLASFLLFSAYMDEVASFAQLPFKEVDIAVPEIFVGGLLGSMLIFLFSAWACSAVGKTAQEVVNEVRRQFIERPGIMDYKEKPDYGRCVAIVASASLREMIKPGALAIISPMAVGVIFRILGHATGQPLLGAKVVASMLMFATVSGILMALFLNTAGGAWDNAKKYIETGALGGKGSESHKAAVTGDTVGDPFKDTAGPSLHVLIKMLATITLVMAPIFL